From bacterium:
GGTTTCCTACTATTACTTTTCCTAATGAGATGACCGAAGATCCTATGAAAGAAGCTCTTTATGCCGCGGTGATGATTGCTAAGTATGCCGGGATTATTGTTTTATCTGATTTAGAGGTTTATAGAATATTTCCTCTCTTGGTGCAAAGATTAAATTTGTATACCGATCCTCAAAGACCTATGGTTATGGAACCAAAGATCTATGAGATCAATGAACCAAATGAAAAATCACCAGTCATTATAACGACTAATTTTTCTTTGACTTACTTTATTGTTTCTGGTGAAGTTGAGGGCAGTAAAATTCCTACTTGGTTATGTATTATGGATACAGAAGGACTTTCTACTTTGACCGCCTGGTCAGCTGGAAAATTTGTTCCAGATTTAATTGCTGTTTATCTAAAGAAGATTGGAATTGGAGATAAGGTTTCTCATCGAAAGGTTATTATTCCAGGTTATTTAGCTCAAATTAAGGGTGAGTTAGAAGATGAGCTAAAGAACGAATGGGAAGTTATTGTAGGTCCGAGAGAAGCCAGTGATTTACCTAATTTTCTCCAAAAGATTGCTTAATAAAAGTTTGAAGATTTAAGGGAGGCTAAGATGATATTTATTGCTGAAAATATTAATATTATGTCAAAGACTATCGGTCAGGCCATAAGAGAGAAAGATAAAAAACCTATCCAGGAAATGGCGGTAAAATTAGCAGAAAATGGAGCTCACTATCTGGATTTAAATTTGGGCCCCGCTCGTAAGTCTGGCGATGAAATGATGGAGTGGTTAGTTAAGACTGTTCAAGAAGTAGTAAGCTTGCCTTTATCCTTAGACACTACTAATCCCGTAGCTATTGAAGCTGGGCTTAAAGTAGCTAAAGAGCAACCCTTAATTAATTCTATTTCTGCTCAAAAAGAAAGACTTGAAAAAACCTTGCCTTTAGCTAAAAAATATGAGGCTTCTTTTATTGCTCTCTTGTTAACTGATGCCGGTATTCCTCGAACTGCAGAAGAGAGAGCAGAAGTATTCTTTCAACTATATAATGCGGCTATGGAAATAGGTATACCAGGAGAAAACATTTGGGTAGATCCTCTTGTTTTACCAGTAGCGGTAGATCAAAAACAAGTAGTGGCTTTTGTAGATTTTTTAAAGATTTTACCAGAGTTAACGGGAGAAAGCTTTAAAACTACTTGTGGTTTAAGTAATGTTTCCAATGGATCTCCTAAAGAACTTCGTCATATCTTAAACTTATACTATGCAGCTATCTTAAATTTTAATGGACTTTCTTCAGCAATTGTTGATGGCTTAGAAACTGACTTTTTAAATAAATTAGAGACTTTTGATCAGTATAATGATTTAACTAGTTGGGTCTCTTCTCTTCTTTCTAAAGAACAAGAAGAAGCTAATAAGACCATCAAAGCATTAAACAACGAAGTCTTGTATTGCCATTCTTGGTTAGAACTTTAAACCTCTAATTCTTGGTCTTCCGAAAAAGAATTATTTCACAAAAAAGGATTGAGTTTTTTAGCCAAACTTGTTTGGCTTGAGGATATTTTAAAAACATAGTAGGTAAAATGATTAGTAAAAAGAGTTATTTTTTAGGCTTTGATCTAGGCTCGGTAAGTTTAAAGACCGTGATTATGGATTCTTGGAAAAATGTTATCGAAGAGCACTATATTCGCCTTAATGGCCAGCCACTAAAAACCTTTCTTAACAACATCAAGGATATTCTAAATAGATATCCCAAGGATACTTACCAGCAAGTATGTTTTACTGGCTCTGGCAGTAGTTTAATAGCTAAAAACTTAGGCGTCAGCGATGTTAATGAAATCATTGCCCAAGCAAAAGCAGTAGAATATTATTATCCTTTGGCTAAAACGATTATTGAAATAGGCGGAGAAGATTCCAAAGTTATCTTCTTAAAAAAAGATAATGATTCTCTTCTGATCGAAGATTTTGCGATGAATAGTAATTGCGCTGCTGGAACAGGTTCTTTCTTAGATCAACAAGCTCATCGTCTTCGGGTATCTATTGAAGAATTTGGAGAGTTAGCTTTAAAGGCTAAGGTAACTCCTCGTATTGCTGGAAGGTGTAGCGTCTTTGCTAAAACAGATATGATTCATCTTCAACAAATAGCTACTCCTGATTATGAGATTATATCTGGCCTTAGCTTTGCTTTAGTTAGAAATCTAAAGAGCACTTTAGTTAAAGGTAGAGCTCCTCAAAAGCCAATTATCTTTCAAGGGGGAGTAGCCGCCAATAAAGGTATTGTTAGGGCAATAAAGGAGGTATTTGGGCTAACTGATCAAGAATTAATTATTCCTAAACATTTTGCTTCCATGGGAGCGATCGGGGCAGTGCTTTTAGCTTTAGAGAACGAAACTAAACCAGTGGACATTGATTTAAATTTACTTGAAGAAAGATTAAGTCTTACTTGCTTAGATAAAACTAAAAGATTAGAGCCACTATCTTTTGATGATCGATACTTTCAAATTTCTTATGCTAATTCTACTTCTTTAAAAAAGAAAAGTTCCGATCAACCCTTGGGGGTATATCTTGGTATTGATATTGGTTCGGTGAGCACTAATGTGGTAGCTCTCGATGAGGAAAAGAATGTCGTGACTAAACAGTATTTAATGACGGAAGGCCGCCCGATAGAAGCTGTTCGTAAGGGATTAGAGAATACTTATCAAGCAATAGGAGATCAGGTTCGTGTTTTAGGCGTAGGAACTACGGGCTCAGGAAGGTATATGATTGGAGAGTTAGTGGGAGCAGATATTGTTAAAAATGAAATTACTGCTCAGGCTACCGCCGCTATAGAGATTAACCCCCAAGTAGATACTATCTTTGAAATTGGAGGGCAGGATTCTAAGTATATCAGGCTCAAAGATAAAGCAATTGTAGACTTTGAAATGAATAAGATTTGCGCCGCCGGAACTGGTTCTTTCTTAGAAGAACAAGCAGAAAAATTAAATATCAATATAAAAGAAGAGTTTGGAAGATTAGCTTTATCTTCGAAGGCTCCAGTTCCATTAGGGGAGAGATGTACTGTCTTTATGGAGTCAGATTTAGTCCATTATCAACAAAGTGTTTCTCAAAAAGAAGATTTAGTAGCTGGTCTTGGTTATTCCATAGCTCTTAATTACTTGAATCGAGTAGTGGGAGATCGCAAAGTGGGAAATGTTATCTTTTTTCAAGGTGGAGTAGCTGCTAATAAAGGAGTAGTAGCTTCTTTTGAAAAGATTACCGGTAAGAAAATTATCGTTCCTGAGGACCATGAAGTTACCGGAGCTCTTGGCGTGGCTTTAATTGTCCGAGAATTTATAAAACAACATCCTCAAAGCAGTAAATTTAAAGGTTTTGACTTTAGCCAAAGGAAATACAGTATTGATTCTTTTGAATGTCAGGGATGTTCAAATGTTTGTCAAATAAGAAAAGTTTCTTTTGAAGATAAAACTCCTCTATTTTTTGGGAGTCGTTGTGAAAAATACGATTTAGCTAAAAAGAAGAAGGATTCTTCCTTGCCGGATCTTTTTGAAGAAAGAGAAGAGCTGCTTTACAAGGATTATTCTTCTGTTAAAGCTCTTTCAGGTGCTCCCAAGATTGGTATTCCTCAGGTGTTATTCTTTTATGAGTTTCTTCCTTTGTGGAGTACTTTTTTTAAAGAATTAGGCTTTCAAGTGATTGTTTCTGACCAGACCAATAAGAATTTAATTCACAAGGGAATTGAATACGTGAATAGTGAAACATGTTTTCCTGTGAAATTAGTTCATGGTCATATTTTAAACCTGATAGAAAAAGAGGTAGATTATATATTTCTTCCTAGTATCATTAATCTGAAAAAGGAGTTTAACATAAATGAGAATCAGTCTTGTCCTTATGTTCAAGCTATTCCTTATATTATCAAATCAGCCTTTAGCTTTGAAGAACATAAGATAAAACTTCTTTCTCCGGTGATTCATTTCCAAAGAGGCATCAAATATCTCGAGAAAGATCTTATTAAGTTAGGCAAAGAATTAAATATTCCATCTTGGAAGATAAAAGATGCTTTAAAAGTAGCCCAAGCTGCTCAAAATTTATTTTACACTACTATTAAATCTCGGGGTAAAGAAATTATTAACAATCTTCCTCCAGATAAACCTTCTATGGTTATAGTGAGTAGATCTTATAATAGCTGCGATTCTGGAGCTAACTTAGACTTTCCTAAAAAATTAAAGAGCTTAGGTATTTTAGCTATTCCTATGGATTACTTAAATTTAGAGTCAATTAATGTTTCTAATTTTTGGTTACATATGTACTGGAAGAGTGGTCAGAGGATCTTAGCGGCTTCTAAGATTATTAGAGAGATAAAGAATTTATATGGTATTTATATTACTAACTTTGGGTGTGGGCCTGATTCTTTTATCCTTCGTCATTTTAAAGAAAGTATAAAACCAAAACCTTTTCTCCAAATTGAAATGGATGAGCATAGTGCTGATGCCGGAGTGATTACGAGATGTGAAGCCTTCTTAGACAGTCTTAAAAATATTCCTTCTTCTTTTTTCCCTGAAGATAATAAATTTAATTTAATCTTTAAACACACCCGGATTACTCACAAGTCAACCTTACAAGATAAATTAATCTATGTTCCTTATATGGGAGACAAGGCTTTAGGTTTAGTTGCAGGTCTTATTTCGGTGGGACTAAAGGCTCGTTTATTTCCTGAGGCTGATCAAGAAACTTTAAAATGGGGTCGGAAATATACTTCTGGCAAGGAATGTTATCCTTGTATCATTACAACTGGAGATATGGTTAAAGTTATTAAAAATAATGGTCTTGATTGTGATAAAATTGCCTTCTTTATGCCTTCTGGAAATGGGCCTTGCCGTTTTGGTCAATACTATAGTCTTCAAAAATTAGTCTTAGAAGAGTTAAATCTTTCTCATGTTCCCATTATCACTTTAAACCAAGATAGTAATTTCGTGAAAGAATTAGGTAGCTTAGGTTCTAAATTCTCAAAAGTAAGCTGGCAAGGAATTGTTTCTATTGATTTATTAGATCAACTATTGCGGGAAACAAGACCTTATGAAGTAGAAAAAGGAACCACCGATAAGGTTTATCAAGAATGTCTGCAAAAGATATTTAATACTTTAGTCCACAGTGGCGATATTTGCCAAACTATGAAGGACATTAGAGAAGCTTTTAGTCAAATTCCTACTAAGTACCAAGAAAAACCAGTGATTGGGATAGTAGGGGAAGCCTTTGTAAGAGAAACTCCATTTAGTAACAACTATATCGTGCAACAGATAGAGAAATTAGGAGGAGAAGTGTGGTTAGCTCCTTTAAGTGAGTGGTTTTATTATTTAAATTTTACCCGAAAAAGAAGAGAGCTTCATAAGAAAGATTTTCATTCTTACTTTGTTTCTTTAAAGAATAATTTGTTTCAAAGATTTACTGATCATCAAATTAAGAAGAATTTAAAAGGTTTTATAAGAAACTACGATCATTCAAGGATAGAAGAAATTGTAGAGTTAGGAAGTCCTTATATTCACCCTTCATTTGAGGGGGAAGCTATCTTAAGTATAGGAAAATCTCGAGACTTTTTTTATAAGGGACTTTCAGGAATTATTAATGTCATGCCTTTTACTTGCATGCCCAGTACCATAGTTAATTCTATCTATAAAAAATTTAGAGAAGACCACGATAATATTCCTTCTCTTAGCTTAGCTTATGATGGACAAGAAGAGACAAATACTTTAGTTAGATTAGAGGCTTTTCTCTATCAAGCTAAGCAATACAAAAAGAAGTAAAATTAAGGATTCTTTTATAGTAGTTATTAACGAAAACCTTACAACGGAAATAATACCGAGTGATAAAAGATAAACTCGTTGGCACTCAATTAATTGCTCTGTGTCAAATTTCCATTAAATTAATAGGTGCTATATAAGTATATAGGTATATAGCCACCCAACAACCTCTATTTAATGGCTGCTACTTAAATATACCTCTGAACATGGGACTTACGATGTTATATCTGGCGTTAGAATCTGGAGAAGGTTATGGGTGGGGAGTGGCTGGCAGCTACCTCATAAAAGAATTATCAAAGCTGACTGAGGTTGGTCTTATTAATCAAAATACCATAAAAGATTTTAAGACCCCAAGTTTACCCCATGATATATTTCATGGCACTAGGAATGAAACTTTACTTCCCCAGTATCCTATCCAAGGAAAGAGAAATTTTGGTTATACTTTTTTTGAAGTTTCTTTACCTCCAGAAGCTAAAAAAAATTCTTGCTTTTATGATATTATCTTTGCCGGTTCAAGTTGGTGTAAGGAAAAATCAATAGAACATGGAATTGCCAGTACAAAAACTCTAATTCAAGGAGTAGATCCAGAACTATTCTTTCCCATAGAAGAAGAAAAACAAAATTATAAGGATAATTTTGTAATATTTTCAGGGGGAAAATTTGAATTTCGCAAAGGTCAGGATCTAGTTATTAAGGCTTTTAAAATACTCCAGAATAAATATAAAGATTTATTTCTAGTTTGCGCTTGGTATAATTTCTGGGATTTTAGCCTAAAAACCATGAAAATGTCCTCTCTTATTACAGTTGATTTGAGTTCCCACGATTTTATAGAGAATATAAAAAATACCCTCTCTCTTAATAAAATAGATTTGAGAAGAGTAAAAATCTTACCTTTTACAAAATCAGATAAATTTAGAGAAATTTTTAGGGATACGGATATAGGAATCTTTCCCAATAGATGCGAAGGGGGAACAAATCTAGTTCTTATGGAATACATGGCTTGTGGCAAGCCATGTATTGCTAGCTACAATAGTGGGCATAAGGATATAGTAAATAAACAAAATGCTCTCTTGTTAGAAAAAATGATTCCTCTAAAGATATACCAAAAAGAAACTAACTATCTTTTGTTAAATTGGTTTAATCTCTCTTTGGAGGAATTAGTTGA
This genomic window contains:
- a CDS encoding CoA activase, with the protein product MISKKSYFLGFDLGSVSLKTVIMDSWKNVIEEHYIRLNGQPLKTFLNNIKDILNRYPKDTYQQVCFTGSGSSLIAKNLGVSDVNEIIAQAKAVEYYYPLAKTIIEIGGEDSKVIFLKKDNDSLLIEDFAMNSNCAAGTGSFLDQQAHRLRVSIEEFGELALKAKVTPRIAGRCSVFAKTDMIHLQQIATPDYEIISGLSFALVRNLKSTLVKGRAPQKPIIFQGGVAANKGIVRAIKEVFGLTDQELIIPKHFASMGAIGAVLLALENETKPVDIDLNLLEERLSLTCLDKTKRLEPLSFDDRYFQISYANSTSLKKKSSDQPLGVYLGIDIGSVSTNVVALDEEKNVVTKQYLMTEGRPIEAVRKGLENTYQAIGDQVRVLGVGTTGSGRYMIGELVGADIVKNEITAQATAAIEINPQVDTIFEIGGQDSKYIRLKDKAIVDFEMNKICAAGTGSFLEEQAEKLNINIKEEFGRLALSSKAPVPLGERCTVFMESDLVHYQQSVSQKEDLVAGLGYSIALNYLNRVVGDRKVGNVIFFQGGVAANKGVVASFEKITGKKIIVPEDHEVTGALGVALIVREFIKQHPQSSKFKGFDFSQRKYSIDSFECQGCSNVCQIRKVSFEDKTPLFFGSRCEKYDLAKKKKDSSLPDLFEEREELLYKDYSSVKALSGAPKIGIPQVLFFYEFLPLWSTFFKELGFQVIVSDQTNKNLIHKGIEYVNSETCFPVKLVHGHILNLIEKEVDYIFLPSIINLKKEFNINENQSCPYVQAIPYIIKSAFSFEEHKIKLLSPVIHFQRGIKYLEKDLIKLGKELNIPSWKIKDALKVAQAAQNLFYTTIKSRGKEIINNLPPDKPSMVIVSRSYNSCDSGANLDFPKKLKSLGILAIPMDYLNLESINVSNFWLHMYWKSGQRILAASKIIREIKNLYGIYITNFGCGPDSFILRHFKESIKPKPFLQIEMDEHSADAGVITRCEAFLDSLKNIPSSFFPEDNKFNLIFKHTRITHKSTLQDKLIYVPYMGDKALGLVAGLISVGLKARLFPEADQETLKWGRKYTSGKECYPCIITTGDMVKVIKNNGLDCDKIAFFMPSGNGPCRFGQYYSLQKLVLEELNLSHVPIITLNQDSNFVKELGSLGSKFSKVSWQGIVSIDLLDQLLRETRPYEVEKGTTDKVYQECLQKIFNTLVHSGDICQTMKDIREAFSQIPTKYQEKPVIGIVGEAFVRETPFSNNYIVQQIEKLGGEVWLAPLSEWFYYLNFTRKRRELHKKDFHSYFVSLKNNLFQRFTDHQIKKNLKGFIRNYDHSRIEEIVELGSPYIHPSFEGEAILSIGKSRDFFYKGLSGIINVMPFTCMPSTIVNSIYKKFREDHDNIPSLSLAYDGQEETNTLVRLEAFLYQAKQYKKK
- a CDS encoding dihydropteroate synthase, with translation MIFIAENINIMSKTIGQAIREKDKKPIQEMAVKLAENGAHYLDLNLGPARKSGDEMMEWLVKTVQEVVSLPLSLDTTNPVAIEAGLKVAKEQPLINSISAQKERLEKTLPLAKKYEASFIALLLTDAGIPRTAEERAEVFFQLYNAAMEIGIPGENIWVDPLVLPVAVDQKQVVAFVDFLKILPELTGESFKTTCGLSNVSNGSPKELRHILNLYYAAILNFNGLSSAIVDGLETDFLNKLETFDQYNDLTSWVSSLLSKEQEEANKTIKALNNEVLYCHSWLEL
- a CDS encoding glycosyltransferase family 4 protein → MLYLALESGEGYGWGVAGSYLIKELSKLTEVGLINQNTIKDFKTPSLPHDIFHGTRNETLLPQYPIQGKRNFGYTFFEVSLPPEAKKNSCFYDIIFAGSSWCKEKSIEHGIASTKTLIQGVDPELFFPIEEEKQNYKDNFVIFSGGKFEFRKGQDLVIKAFKILQNKYKDLFLVCAWYNFWDFSLKTMKMSSLITVDLSSHDFIENIKNTLSLNKIDLRRVKILPFTKSDKFREIFRDTDIGIFPNRCEGGTNLVLMEYMACGKPCIASYNSGHKDIVNKQNALLLEKMIPLKIYQKETNYLLLNWFNLSLEELVEKIEYAYHNRDKLKEVGNKAGKDLRSFSWETTAKTLLSYIQ